CTGGTGAAAAAGCAGTACTTGAGCGTGGTCTGGAGCTCCGGTGAGGCTGGATGCAGTACTGTGCTGCTTAAAAAGACAAGGTAAGTTAACAGTAAGTGTGGATGTGAGATATTGGACATAATTGTGCCACTTACCTAGCACTGGCAAAGACCTTTCTAAAGCACCGTGctttggcagcagaggaaggtgTGGGATCCTCACCTCTCCATGAATAATTTGGCTTGCCTGAACAGGATGCTGGCCGCACAGGATGTGCTTCGTCTTGTAGGATTGCCTCGTCGGGGTGCAGGGAATAAGCTTGTTGGCAGGTGTGGGCACAGGCTTTGGAGTAAGATTCAGTGCAAGTTGGAAACAATTAGTAAGACAGACCTGCAGAGATACTGTAAAGTTTGTTTTGATTGAAGATGATATCCTGTGAGTGCAATCACCAAGGGTTCCCTTTCTAGTCAATGGAGAAATAGGCACCTTCTGAAGATAAGTCAGGGATTAGCTGGGCTGAATTGCCCTAGGGAGATGACCCTTCCCATGGACAACAGCAGACATCAACGAAGACCAGCTCCTTCAAGAGGCCGTGCCCAATGCTGAGCGTAGAGGCTAGAGTATAGAAGTGGGTTTATACCACATTTACTGTTCCCTCAATCCACTCTGGCTGGAGGCTGTGCATTGAAGTAGCTGTTGGGGCTTTTATGCCCAAGTCATGAGACTGTCCTGCCAGCTGTGAATTGGGAAGCATGGATGTATGGTTAAAATGAAACAATCAATTTATAAATcattataaaaaacaaaaaaaaaggtggagcTGTTGCAGTCTGTCACCCCACCACCAACGACAGAGTGAGGATTTAAAGCCAGGACCGTTCGACGTGCAAGTCGTAACAGAGGAAGCGTCATCCAGTGATTCTTGCTAAATGCATGTGACTTACAAAAGCTAGTCAGCCGTTTGGCAAGGGCTGCGGTCTCTTATTTTAGCTACATCCTTATTATGCTCTGATTAGCACTTCAATATATTTCCTAGTGCTGAAATCTCACCTACAAATTCATGGGTCATCTTGTGTTTTATGATTAAAAGAGCTTAACTGAAGTGCATATGTTGTGTGTTATATTGGCTTTATTTGAGCAATAAAACAATGACACAACGTGTCTCATAGGTTTACCGATTCGGGCACTTAgggagaaaaccagaagaaataTCCACATATATCTCCAAAGATTTGTGTTTgttggaatattttaaaaaaacaaaacaaaacaacctacATTTCAGTGGCCTCACAGGCAACCTTAAGTTATATAAATTAACTCTGCTAATgccccttctttcccccccctaGGTGCTAGCTATTGTGATGGATGTGTTCACAGACACTGAGATTCTTTGTGACCTCCTGGAGGCAGCTAACAAGCGCATGGTGTTTGTCTACCTGTTGCTTGATCATGGCAATATAAACCTCTTCTCGGAGATGTGCGACAAGTTGCAAATTGCTGAGGATCTCTTCAAGGTACTGTGGCTCTGTGAAGCTCTTAGGCTCAGATTCGCCTGCCTAACTTGAGGCACTCTGAGCTAGAAGCATGGTTATGCTAGGGTTAGTCCACCTTGTAATTAAAAGGGAGCAAGAGATTTCCAGAGGTAGCATTAGCGTGCCTAATTCCTCTCTGAAGATGCCTATGTTTTTCCATGGATGTTACAGGAAGTTAAAGCATTTGCATTAGGTCCTTAGATGGAACTAATCTGGGCCCTGAAGTCTTAAAACAGAGCTTAAGTCCCCTAGTAGAGTTGTCTAACATAAGCATTACAACTGTTTCTGTTTAATAACTTTGCAGCAGCTGTGGTCTGGCAGCCATGGGTAGCGGGCACACAAAATTCTTTTGCATGACAATACCTTGGTTGCACTAGGTGGTTTCTGATAAAACATATTGTTAAAGCTCTGTTTTAAAGATAATGCCTCAAATTTAGCTGGCTGTTAGCTTAGTCCACCTTCATCTCCGCCAGAGGGAACTAACCTTAAAAATAACCTCCTAGGGACCATTTCAATTATTGCTTGAGATGCTGTAGGGCACCTGTGGCATCTTGGTGGGGATGGCTGATGCCGCAGAGGCAGCGGCCTTCTGGAACGGCAGCTGGAGGGCATGCAGGAGACCTGCGGGCATCTTACATGCACCAGACACTGGTGTTTCAACAGCTGAATTCCacccaaaacacacaaagaaactgaaattaataaaacacaCTCGTAACAGTGTTCATGTCTGTAAACCCCCACTCCTTAGGAAGAACAATCCTGTGCTATCTATTCTAAGTATGCTGCTACAATACGCAGGCTTGCGTGAGCCAGATCCTTGGTGCCGCTCATTTGCTAAGGCCGTGATTCTGCGAAGTGTATGAACGGACAGCAGAGTCGGGTCTGGGTGGGGTGCCTGGCCTGCCTTAAATGCGCTTGCTCAGGTACAAGGACAGTGCAGAGCATTGCGTGGCCAAACTGACCTGCTTCCCCACTCACACGTGTGCACCTGATCCTGCAGGACGGCATTCGTCTGGGCTGCACTAGAAGAGCAGCGTGTACGTCCTTGCAGGCCCAGGTGGATTGGAAGAGCAGAGGTTTTGCCCTGCTGTGTACTGTGCCACAGCCAACGTAAAACAAGGGAGCTTACAGCTAGAGCAAATGGCTGCTGGGCTGTCAGCACAGGTAACAGACTGCTCTCAGCTCTGAACACGTCTCATACTCAGTAGCAGCAGCATAAGTTATTGTTACACAGCACTGCTCCATCTGTATGAATTTCCGTGCAGGTTTATATTCCCACTGAAACAAGTAACCCTGTGGCAGGTGAGAGTTTGGCTAGGTTTCCTCTAGCCCCAAACCTTCAAATATAACATTGAGAGTCCATGAAGAAATCATAACAGGCATCAGGGAAGTGAAAAACTAAGGGCAGTGGGGGAAAAGGGACCtttccttctgatttttaatttaaaaaaaaaaaggaattcactctgttctttttttttttctttacagaatatttcagtcCGCAGTGTTACTGGAGAGGTTTACTGTGCCAAATCAGGCAGGAAATTTTCAggacaaatacaagaaaaatttcTTATATCTGACTGGAGATACGTGCTCTCTGGATCTTACAGGTGAGATAAGCCATTGCAGTTCACGTCTAAGTGctcttttatgatttttaatattatttcacCAAAAAGTGCCATGGAAATTTTTGTACAGGTGAGAAGTTTTTTTGAACAAAACCTCCTCATGTTTTCAAATATGTGCCATTTTTCAATAATCCATTTAACTTGCTTTAAAGCTGATGTTAGTTCTTTATGGAGCGtggtatttaatttaaatgttcaGAAAGTAACATAAACAACTCTGCTGGTGCAGCCCTGGAGCAGAACTAGAAATATGTGTAGCTTAGTATTATGCTTTCCTCATTGTTTGGGTCCTCAGATGCAGTGATCATGAGACATGATACATTTCCATCTCCCTCGGGATCCCTTAATGTAGCATATGTCATTCAGCTTATCTGAGGATTTGTTCTCCATATGACAAGTTTAGTGattaaagggaaaacagaaatacttcagagacttactgtttttttcttgtgtttcattAACAGGTAGGCAGTATGTGGCTACATGACTGTTGtaccttccctttttttttttttttgtgtgctgaGTCTGTAACTCTCCACTTCTGTGCTGCTATAATTATTTCAGGCAGAGGATGTAGCATCTCGACAACTGGGTTTTTAATTAAGATCCAAGATCCTCAGGTCAGGGAATTTCAGGAGACTCTGAGCTTGCATCAAATAAAGTTCCTATGCCTCATGGCTACATAGATAAGCTTCACAAATGACCAAAGTGTATCCTAGAAATCCAGATACAAacacacaagagaaaaaaattacagaggtgattatttaattaaaaggatGAGACTGGTTTTTGTAATCCCGGTTTATGATTTGGAGGCTTAAATGCCTCTAGTCTGATAAAACTGTGCCACCAGGAAGATTATACAACTATAGTAATGAATGTAAAGGTGAATACGTGGGGTTAGCATAGGCTGCAGGAGCACAGAGGTGGGCATCCAGTTTTCATTCAGTTTCCAAATGAACTGTCAGACAAAAATGAGTGAAcactcagacttttttttttattgggcACTCTGtggttttcttgttctttcagttttttttttaatccctcaCTAAAGATGTGTAGAAACGCAACAGCAGATTTATATAGAGAGTAGAAGTGAAGGGTGTGTGGGAGAAGAGGGACAGAACAACATCTAATTTCTTCAGCCAAGAAACTTGCTTTTGGCTTCTCTTTtcaatcctaaaaaaaaaaagaaaaacctgaagtCCGGTGCAGAGTCACTTCTGTCATTCTCTACTGCTGTTGCAATACCTTCTAACCTCAAGAGCCTTATCAAACTACATAATCCCTTATCCAACAAGCAGAGAGGGTGGTGAGGAACAAGTCTATACACTATTTAACTTCAGCATGCTCAGCACCAGTTTGCAGATTCACACGGGTTACAGCTGGCTATCACTACGTGACATTTCTGTAGGCGTGCTAGCTCTCGCTTTATTAATCTGAAAGTTTTCTGTTATCCCTAAACCTTATCCACGAACCTCTGCAGGTATAAACAAGAATGATGTTGAGTAAAACGGACTCAAACTCTTCTGTAATGCATTTGCTGGAAATCAAATTGGAATAGATCTTAAAACTAATACAACAGCAAATTTCACCAGAGTGCTGTGCTCTGCATGACTTTGTAATAGCAGTTGGGGGAACAGGCTGAGGAAATTAAATAGCCCTTCAGGACACACTGCTCTAAAAGGGACCCTGGCTCACTGCTTCTAGCCAAAGTGTTTGGGGACAAAATGTATTTGCCTAATGGACAATGAAGAGGACTGAAGCTGGCAACTAGTTAGAGGCAAAGGGATCACCACTGAGTCTGTGGCATCTCCTGCTCTGgagtgttttttaaaaccacGTTAAAAAGCCATTGCTTGGATCAGGTGGATAAGCATGGTCCTGCCACACAGGGCAGGCTGGAGCTAAGAAGCTTCTGAAGGCTGTTCCAGCCATGTGGCTGCACAAGTGCAGGCATGAGTAAGTGTTTTAAGTTCCAGTTTTCCTCTCAATTTTTATTGCCAATGTCTATGGTGTGGGGTTCGGATGCAGTATGTCGTTTTGCTGTCTCTGCATTATGCTATTTCATCCTACTATAACTAtgttattccttttttttttaaaattaatttgaagttAGATAGTGCATGAACTCAGTGCTCCTAAAGGcggcaaaatgaaaacagcagaaagcatAGACCTTGACCCTCAGGGGCAGCAGAGtacctccccagctgccactCCGAAGGCCACCGGCCTCTTCAGAGCCAGTATCTAACATGTGACACTGGGCTGCTTTGCCGAGAGCATTGGTTCCGGTGGGGCAGGTTTCTCACACAGAGGTTATCCCACCAGCAGGCAACACTAAGGCGTAGGTTAAGTCAAACCTAAGCTCAGCTGAAAAACCCAGTCCTTCCATGACAGATTAAATGCGTGTCATGCTGCATGTTACTGTAGCACTGTAAACATGAGGGATGAGAGCATCCCTAATGAACTGCAGCTGCAGTAACACAGAGGGtacactcagaaaaaaacaagtccaGTGCAAATGAAGATTGGACAGGAGAGGTGGGTTTTAATTCAATCATAAATGAAAGGATCCAGAATAGGACATAGGTTTTGGGACAAAGCCCTGGAAAGATGgctgagaaatatttattaatgacTGAATTTGTGCTACAGCTTTGGCCCCAAGCTAGGCAGTGGttctttgtgctttcttttctttctgatgtgcTTCACTCAAAGACGCCTGGTAGAAAAAAGATCCTTCTGGGCAGATAGTGACAATAACAGACTTCTCTGAGCCTCTCCCAAAAGAGCACTCCAAATTGTAAACTAAGGAACAAAACAGGGCCTAAAACCTAAACAATGAATTTCCTCTTAGAATGAAGCCAATGAAAACCTGTTAAGTCTTTATGTCAAGttctgctttgttcttcagCAGAGTGCACAGAATGTAAATTGCTGTGACTCACTACATGAAGTCCACAAATGTTCATCTAAAATCATGCAGGTCTCACCTTGTTACTTTACAGCTGACCCATCTCCCATCAGTCCATGGGGAATCTTTGGGCTATTAATTTGATCCAACTTTCTCTGCTTGCAAGGGTTACAGATAAGATCGATGAGCCACAGATGAGTATCTGTCTGTCAGGTACTTCAGGAAGTTACATGTGGGAGTAAATTATCAAAATTGGGTACAACAGTTTTCTCCTCtgattttgttgggtttttaaaagccatttataAGTATAAttgactttttatttctctctaaattttcttttataaactAGATACATCTCTAGCACATAAAGTATAAACCTGCCACTCCACACCCCAGCCTCTTCAGGAGTTTGTAACCTTCAGCATAGATATCCCAGACTAATTTAATGAGTTTTTATATTTGTTCCTAGCTTATTATCTCCTTAACAGTTAGACAAAGGATTAGAGAGTGCTTCTTAGTGAATAAAGGCAATGCTGAGCTAGCAAAGCAGATGCTACCCACACAGCAGGGAGTTAGCTTGCCATGCTGTTTACCTCAGCTCCCAAGGTTTTGTCCATATTTAGAATGATTTGAACAAAGTGGATGAGAAGCACCTGTATTTTAGTAACTTAGTGTATATTTTCATGTCCAGTCATAAAATGTACAGTATATATTGTAGGGTTGCCCGGTGGCACTGAACTAGTGATTTCTTcactcctccccttgctcctgAAGCAATAGTATAAAACCACTGTATGCCCCAAACCCAACCCTCTTTAAGAATGCTCCGAATGGGCAGATGTAAATCGTGTCTTTATTCCCTTAGCGTCAGCTCAGGCTGTCAGTCCCACTGAGTTTCACAAGAGTTTTGTCAAAACATGACAAGAACAAGATTTAAAGTGCACACACCTACAGCTAAATCTGGCTCTGAGCAATCCTTGTGCAAATCCAGCATAGCTAATAAAGTCATGCAGGAATAAGCGGGGCAGAGTTTTACCAACACAGAATAACCTCAGGTTCAAATCCAACACTGCTCTCTATCCTCTGCCGCACAGCTCAAGCCCTGGTCAGCTCAGGGAGTAATTACATTTCATTCTCTCAACTACGCTTATTTTATTGATGCCGCTGCTGCTCAGACAAGGCAGCCTGCACAGCACAACCAAGCTGGCTTGTGGTTTTGTAAAAGAGCACAAATTTATGTTTGCCAAGTGGATTAGGgaagcacataaaagaaaaatcatttacaAGCTATGGGGTGTCCTAAGGTGTGTCTCTGGACTACGAGAATGAAAACTATTGCGGTTTTTCTCCCTTACTTTATAGCaaagtagtatttttatttttggaagggCTGTaggaaatatttataatttcattttctctgtagtgaagaaaaaaagtatttgtcagGTGTGGCAGTTTGCTTTGTGGGACTGGGGTGTGACAGGGAGGTTGggtttttatgtgtttttatgCGTTCTCTTGACCAATGCAGAAAAAgtacaacaaaatgaaaacaaaggatGGTTATTTTTTGCTTGTCTTTCGAATGTCTGTTTTGAGTGGGTGAGAGTTACCAACTGGCAGAGCATTCTGCAGGGAAGGTATAACTTATGTGGGTTCAGACGAGACATGGTAAGACCTTAATTTAAGCATTGTGCATGGAAGAGAGGTACTCAAAAGAGGGGTCTAAACTCCTTTCCATAGAACAGACACCCAAACCTTGGGTATTGTATCAGACATTTGGTCCTGCAGTGGATCTGGATCACCACTCCCTTTAGGAGGTTGTATAACTTTACAAGGTTTCTTGACGGTTTTAGAGGCAGCTGCAATAACAAAGCTTCATCCAAGTCAAAGAGCACTGATGTGAACTGACCTGAAATTCAACTGTGACACCATCTTCATCCGGTGTTTAGACAAGAAGCTTCAGCAGTAAAGCGCATTTGCCTTTCGCACCACCCCTGCGGGGTTCTCCAGTTCCTAATGGCTGACATTAACACTAACCCTTACCTTGTCTCTCCTTCCAGCTTCACATGGTTATGTGGCCAGGTTCACCGCAACCTCCTCTCCAAGTTCACGGGTCAAGTTGTGGAGCTGTTTGATGAAGAGTTCCGACACCTTTACGCGCTGTCCAAGCCAGTGAGGGGACCGAAGTCGCCACCGCGCACCATGCCCTTCCTGTTCAGCAAGAGCTGGGCCCCTCCACGCAGCCTCCCTGACAGCAACGAGGGAAGCACTAACACTCTTTCCAATCCCTTCAGCAGCCTCTCAGCTGGCAGCACCCACCAGACCAAGCAACGCCCAAGAACTCTCATATTCAGCAACTTCAGCCCCCAGTCACCTCTCCATAGAGTTAATTCCTTGCCCAGCTACGTCTCATTCACACTCCCACCACCACAGAAGGCCATCCAGGCTAACTACTATCAGCCGCACTACGTGGCCGATAACGCCACCGTTCTGTATAACAACATGAACATTTACAGACCTATAAGACTTAGACAAGAGGAACCAAACAGGACAGGGTTAAGCTCACCCTGGAGATGCCTCCACAAAGCTAACCTGTTTGCATAATAACCACCTTGTTTTGAATTGCAAGTAAATGTAGTGAGGACCTGTTTAGCAATCGCTTGTGTACTGATGAATATAGAAATTCTGTATAATACAAAATGAGGATGATTTCAAgcctcttgttttgttttgctgcttatgGATGCTTCGTTTCCTTAATTATAAAGCCAAGCCTGCTAACATGTAAACCTTGCGTGCATCACGATCCCAGGAAGAACACATCTAAATAATGCTGCTCACAGTACAACGCTGGTGCTGCCTATCACCTGTCCTTGGTAGCATATTTGTGTAGCAGTAGGTCTAGGGGGTTAACTGTTTTTCATATGGCCAGGCACCTGAAAGTGGGGTAAGTCACAGTTTATTACTATGCATTTTATGTGCTTGCATAAGGAGACCGAAGGCTGCTATTTACGTGCCAAACTGAGGTGACACTGGCAGCAGCAGTCTACCTTCGTGCTGTCATCGCACCTTAATCTTGATTTAGGAGGACTCCTTTGGGGCTGATGGGGGACCACAGTTTCCACCATCACACTGTCTCCGAGCTGACTGCTTGAGGTGCACAGCAAGGATGTCTCTTCGCAGAGTTTCTAGGAAGGGGACGGCTAACCATGACATGGACCGAGACCGACAGTTCGGGTTACGGAGGACATCTTGCAGCCACCATGTGCTCCCTTCCACTCATTAGCAACACGGGTGTGTTCCAGCACACTTTGTTACAAACCTCCACTCCCACCAGCTCAGAGCAATTTTCCTCATTGCAGAGCAGCTGTatagattcagactggaaaaTGAAGCTCAGTACAGAAGCAAAGTCCTACTAGTAACACACCACGACTGAGTTCCAATTCATTTAATAGCATGTGGATCTCAGAATTCCTCTCAGTGGTCATTTGATTGAATGTTAAGTTAGAGATAATGATGCTTTATTTCAGAGTTCTTCaaagtttctgatttttaaagagaaactgGGTGTCTGTAGTGCCCATTGAATACAGAGGGAGTTACAGAGGTTCAGCAGCTTgaaccaaaagcagaaaaactttCTGCCAAATAATCCATGAAAACGATGGCAGCTTCTGTAAGTGAATGGCAAAAAAATAGTACGAAAATTCATGAAACAAAGGATTTCCATTCAAGCCCCAAAGTTGCTAGATGCCTAACATCTGTTGATTTCTCAGTAGACTATTTTTTTACACCTGCTTTATATCATCTTCCATCTGACTCTAATAAAACACAGAAGCCTAAACACATTTGCACATCTGGCCCATTTTGACTGACTTCTCACCTGCTCAAAAAGGAATACAATGCCATTATTTAGGCTGTGGATGATGACAATTGTATGCAGCAGCAAGATCTCAGGTGAAGAAAGTTTCTCATCCTTGGAAGAGCATTCATTTTGAAAGTATAGTGGGAACATTTACAGAACATTATGAAAGGTACAGGATGGACACATCCTGCTTAGCTTCAGTGTGGACATTTTTACCTGTGATATCAAATTTTGAAGTTCAGAATAACAATAAACTATTGCATATAATTGTAAATTCTGTACATAGCAACATTTTTCGGATTccttgggaagaagggaaagttGATTTTCATTCCTATGACAATTCTACTTAATGATCTAAATATGGCAACCATTCAAATAAAAGAGGACTTTTATTAAAATCCCTTTGAgaatcattttgtttcttcatattGTCTTGACTTGTGCACCTtaactttcttctcttccaaaagCTAAATGAGTTCCATACAGTCAGAGTCCAGGTGAAGAGGaaacacattttgtttcttctgaaatcatagaatcatagaatgctttgggttggaagggacctttagaggtcatctagcccaacccccctgcactgagcagggacagctttaaccagatcaggttgctcagagccccatccaacctgaccttgaatgttgccagggatggggcctctaccacctctctgggcaacctcttccagtgcttcaccacactcattgtaaaaaacttctttctaatgtctagtctaaatctattcttctttagtttaaatccattactccttgtcctgtcacaacaggccttgctaaaaagattctccccacccttcctgtaggccccctttaagtactggaaggccgcaataaggtctccccgcagccttctcttctccaggctgaacaaccccaactccctcagcctggcctcataggagaggtgctccagccctcggatcattttggtggccctcctctggacccgctccagcagctccatgtccttcttgtgctgagggccccagagctggacgcagtaccccaggtgaggtctcaccagagcagagtagaggggcagaatcacctccctcgacctgctggccatgctgcttttgatgcagcccaggatacggtttgctttctgggctgcaagtgcacattgctggctcatgtccagcttttcatccacc
This sequence is a window from Pelecanus crispus isolate bPelCri1 chromosome 2, bPelCri1.pri, whole genome shotgun sequence. Protein-coding genes within it:
- the FAM83A gene encoding protein FAM83A; the protein is MQSPSKKDDCAACAAHMHGACPADRLLRQRAMSQSRHMGKIRKRLEDIKNQSPKLTKTDFSHNESIRLATDAFLDGGTDSYLETLSKEGEVDFLSSVEAQYIKDNTRESYYAQESLAPDGAAVPNQNDAGSLPSGTYFPTISDSNEPALLHTWITAEKPYLKEKSTATVYFQTEKNSNIRDIIRRYINKTTQVLAIVMDVFTDTEILCDLLEAANKRMVFVYLLLDHGNINLFSEMCDKLQIAEDLFKNISVRSVTGEVYCAKSGRKFSGQIQEKFLISDWRYVLSGSYSFTWLCGQVHRNLLSKFTGQVVELFDEEFRHLYALSKPVRGPKSPPRTMPFLFSKSWAPPRSLPDSNEGSTNTLSNPFSSLSAGSTHQTKQRPRTLIFSNFSPQSPLHRVNSLPSYVSFTLPPPQKAIQANYYQPHYVADNATVLYNNMNIYRPIRLRQEEPNRTGLSSPWRCLHKANLFA